A single window of Thalassomonas viridans DNA harbors:
- a CDS encoding YSC84-related protein — translation MPLIRMFSVFMLSLVIAGCASMGEGTKAEKQQQILNMKDAVLTQLFAKKPDTRAQLNAASGYAVFSNASVNLLLVSAGTGYGVVKNRVSGRHTYMNMAEGGVGLGLGAKDYRLVMVFHNGRALEQFINSGWSFGGHADAAAKAADKGASVEGEAHYGDVTVYSFTESGLALQATVKGIKFWQDKALN, via the coding sequence ATGCCGTTAATTCGTATGTTCAGCGTCTTTATGCTAAGCCTTGTTATCGCCGGTTGTGCTTCCATGGGGGAAGGCACTAAGGCAGAAAAACAGCAGCAAATCCTTAACATGAAAGATGCGGTGCTCACCCAGCTTTTTGCCAAAAAGCCCGATACCCGGGCGCAGCTCAATGCGGCGTCGGGATATGCGGTGTTCAGTAATGCGAGTGTTAACTTATTACTGGTTTCGGCGGGCACCGGCTATGGCGTGGTGAAAAATCGCGTCAGTGGCCGTCATACCTATATGAATATGGCCGAAGGCGGGGTAGGACTGGGTTTGGGGGCGAAGGATTACCGCCTGGTGATGGTGTTCCATAACGGTCGGGCCCTGGAGCAGTTTATCAACAGCGGCTGGAGTTTCGGCGGACATGCCGATGCCGCCGCCAAGGCTGCCGACAAGGGGGCGTCTGTGGAAGGTGAAGCCCACTACGGCGATGTGACCGTTTATTCCTTTACCGAAAGCGGCCTGGCCTTACAGGCGACGGTGAAAGGCATCAAATTCTGGCAGGATAAGGCCCTGAATTAG
- a CDS encoding substrate-binding periplasmic protein, which produces MTRNNQRMLAILVLLILLFVISCQALSANQELTGQAQEQPELLVLSHPFPPWQFFNEQTGQVDGINVDVVKYIFAKMNIPVRFVELPWTSAWNTIKKGQAEAIMSASRKTPRKRYLWYPEQDLWVSEYVFFVKKSKKWPLQGNYAEMQKLGVKIGIVNGYSYHKGFWAAFPYQSGEASYIPDNRDYHHQLYGVRTPELLFKMIAFDRMDVVINDKSVGLYLIDSLGLRESVGHYDHILFSKGYPMPFAKMSKYPELKKIAGRFEQLLAESKGDGSYQRLVDNWLQRHGLML; this is translated from the coding sequence ATGACCCGCAATAATCAGCGCATGCTTGCCATCCTGGTGCTGTTGATTTTGTTGTTTGTTATCTCGTGCCAGGCGCTTTCTGCCAACCAGGAATTAACCGGGCAGGCACAGGAGCAGCCTGAGCTACTGGTGCTGTCCCATCCGTTTCCCCCCTGGCAGTTTTTTAATGAACAAACCGGTCAGGTGGACGGCATTAATGTCGATGTCGTCAAATATATTTTTGCGAAAATGAACATACCGGTGAGGTTTGTCGAGCTGCCCTGGACCAGTGCCTGGAACACCATTAAAAAAGGCCAGGCGGAGGCCATTATGTCGGCTTCGCGGAAAACACCGAGAAAACGTTATTTGTGGTATCCGGAGCAGGATCTCTGGGTCAGCGAATATGTGTTTTTTGTCAAAAAATCGAAAAAGTGGCCCTTGCAGGGGAATTACGCCGAGATGCAAAAGCTCGGGGTTAAAATAGGCATCGTCAATGGTTATTCCTACCATAAAGGCTTCTGGGCAGCCTTTCCTTATCAAAGCGGGGAAGCCAGTTATATACCCGATAACCGGGATTATCACCACCAGCTATATGGTGTCCGGACACCGGAACTGCTGTTTAAAATGATCGCCTTTGATCGCATGGATGTGGTGATCAATGATAAGTCTGTCGGCCTGTACCTGATTGACAGCCTCGGCCTGCGGGAGAGCGTAGGCCATTACGATCATATTTTGTTTTCTAAGGGCTATCCCATGCCTTTTGCTAAAATGTCTAAGTATCCGGAGTTAAAAAAAATTGCCGGGCGTTTCGAGCAGCTATTGGCCGAGAGCAAAGGCGACGGCAGTTATCAGCGCCTGGTGGATAACTGGCTGCAGCGTCATGGTCTGATGTTATGA
- the def gene encoding peptide deformylase, which yields MSADEQVMEIALLGEEVLRRQAQAVEDFSAPDLPGFISRLKQTMLAAGGIGIAAPQVFDPRAIMIIASRANARYPDAPDMAPVVMINPKIISHSPETEKDWEGCLSVPKLRGLVPRYKSITFCYQDEQGAEQRVSWQGFLARIFQHEYDHLTGKVWLDRVESMADVIAEDVYFSRLKANL from the coding sequence ATGTCAGCCGATGAACAAGTGATGGAAATAGCCCTGCTGGGGGAAGAAGTGTTACGCCGCCAGGCACAGGCGGTGGAGGACTTTTCAGCCCCGGATTTGCCCGGTTTTATCAGCCGGTTAAAACAGACCATGCTGGCAGCCGGCGGCATAGGCATAGCTGCGCCCCAGGTGTTTGACCCAAGAGCCATAATGATCATTGCCTCCAGAGCAAATGCACGTTACCCGGATGCGCCGGATATGGCGCCTGTGGTGATGATCAACCCGAAAATTATCTCCCATTCGCCGGAAACGGAAAAAGACTGGGAAGGCTGTCTCAGTGTGCCTAAGCTCAGGGGACTGGTGCCCAGATACAAAAGCATCACTTTTTGTTATCAGGACGAGCAAGGGGCTGAGCAGCGCGTCAGCTGGCAGGGATTTTTAGCGCGTATTTTTCAGCATGAATACGATCACCTGACGGGAAAGGTCTGGCTCGACCGGGTCGAGTCGATGGCGGACGTGATAGCCGAAGACGTCTATTTTTCACGGTTAAAGGCAAACCTGTAG